A window of the Thermodesulfobacteriota bacterium genome harbors these coding sequences:
- the recA gene encoding recombinase RecA, with protein sequence MTVTEEKRQAIEIALTQIHKQFGRGAIMRLGGQEHEHIPVIPTGSLSVDIATGVGGVPRGRVTEIYGPESSGKTTLALHVIAEAQKRGGAAAFIDAEHALDVAYAGRLGVNVDDLLVSQPDTGEQALEIAELLIRSGAVDVIVVDSVAALVPKAEIEGNIGDPQMGLQARLMSQAMRKLTGVLKRTNTALIFINQIRMKIGITFGNPETTTGGNALKFYSSMRLDIRRQQSIKDGQEVIGNETRVKVVKNKVAPPFKSADFDIYYGEGISREGDVLNLAVAIEVIDKSGAWYSYGGERIGQGKENARQFLRQHPEICAEIENKVRLAYALPALAAEAATGAGPETPPPGGKAAAGR encoded by the coding sequence ATGACCGTCACCGAAGAGAAGCGTCAGGCCATCGAGATCGCCCTCACCCAGATCCACAAGCAGTTCGGTCGTGGCGCCATCATGCGTCTCGGCGGCCAGGAGCACGAGCACATCCCGGTCATCCCCACAGGCTCCCTGTCCGTGGACATCGCCACCGGCGTCGGGGGGGTGCCCCGGGGCCGGGTCACCGAAATCTACGGCCCCGAGTCCTCCGGCAAGACCACCCTGGCCCTGCACGTCATCGCCGAGGCGCAGAAGCGGGGTGGGGCAGCCGCCTTCATCGATGCCGAGCACGCCCTGGATGTGGCCTACGCCGGCCGCCTGGGGGTGAATGTCGACGATCTCTTGGTCTCCCAGCCGGATACCGGCGAGCAGGCCCTGGAGATTGCCGAGCTTCTGATCCGCTCCGGCGCGGTGGACGTCATCGTCGTCGACTCGGTAGCAGCCCTGGTGCCCAAGGCGGAGATCGAGGGCAACATCGGCGATCCCCAGATGGGCCTGCAGGCCCGGCTGATGTCTCAGGCCATGCGCAAGCTCACCGGCGTCCTCAAGCGCACCAACACCGCCCTCATTTTCATCAACCAGATCCGGATGAAGATCGGCATCACCTTCGGCAATCCGGAAACCACCACCGGCGGCAATGCCCTCAAGTTCTACAGCTCCATGCGCCTGGACATCCGGCGGCAGCAGAGCATCAAGGACGGCCAGGAGGTCATCGGCAACGAGACCCGGGTCAAGGTGGTGAAAAACAAGGTGGCGCCGCCCTTCAAGAGCGCCGATTTCGACATCTATTACGGCGAAGGCATCTCCCGGGAGGGTGACGTCCTCAATCTGGCCGTGGCCATCGAGGTGATCGACAAGAGCGGTGCCTGGTACTCCTACGGCGGCGAGCGTATCGGTCAGGGCAAGGAGAACGCCCGCCAGTTTCTGCGCCAGCATCCGGAGATCTGTGCGGAGATCGAGAACAAGGTGCGCCTGGCCTATGCCCTGCCGGCCCTGGCCGCAGAGGCCGCCACCGGTGCCGGGCCTGAGACGCCTCCCCCGGGCGGCAAAGCCGCGGCCGGCCGCTGA
- a CDS encoding CinA family nicotinamide mononucleotide deamidase-related protein: MLGEIIAIGDELTSGRILNTTSFFAASKLFAAGHEIIAMATVGDSAAAIEEALEKALNRADFVLVTGGLGPTTDDRTNETVSRVLRRPVTLYPEILARIRASAAGRDPEAQARLEKLAWLPAGAEVLNPQARMAGYLLVHSGKPIFFLPGVPHEMRELLVERVIPWLDAWAEDAGKKVGQRLYKVFGLEESAINQRLALVERDHPRVRIGYYPVFPEVHLSLTAIDEDEAEVERLLAAAGREVEARLAGAIFGHEGTTMASEVGRLLGEAKRTLAVAESCTGGLVCQALVRVPGISASFEGGVVAYSNRLKEQVLAVPVAILAARGAVSAETAQAMAQGVRRLAGAHLGLGLTGIAGPGGGSADKPVGTVYIALAWEGGGEVHRFLFSGDRWQIQELAAHTGLDLVRRRLLVVRAGA, encoded by the coding sequence GTGCTGGGGGAGATCATTGCCATCGGCGACGAGCTGACCTCGGGCCGGATTCTCAACACCACCAGCTTCTTCGCTGCCAGCAAGCTTTTTGCCGCTGGTCACGAGATCATCGCCATGGCCACAGTGGGGGACAGCGCTGCCGCCATCGAGGAGGCCCTGGAGAAGGCCCTGAACCGCGCCGACTTTGTGCTGGTGACCGGCGGCCTCGGCCCGACCACCGATGACCGCACCAACGAGACCGTCTCCCGGGTTCTGCGCCGGCCAGTCACCCTCTACCCCGAGATCCTGGCCCGGATCAGGGCCAGCGCCGCTGGCCGGGATCCGGAGGCGCAGGCCCGCCTGGAAAAGCTGGCCTGGCTGCCGGCCGGGGCCGAGGTCTTGAACCCCCAGGCCAGGATGGCCGGCTACCTCCTGGTTCACAGTGGCAAGCCAATCTTCTTTCTGCCCGGCGTGCCCCACGAAATGCGGGAGCTCCTGGTGGAGCGGGTGATTCCCTGGCTTGATGCCTGGGCCGAAGACGCCGGCAAGAAGGTGGGGCAGCGGCTGTACAAGGTGTTCGGCCTGGAGGAGAGCGCCATCAACCAGCGACTGGCCCTGGTGGAGCGGGATCACCCCCGGGTCCGCATCGGCTACTACCCGGTCTTTCCGGAGGTGCACCTGTCGCTGACCGCCATCGACGAGGACGAGGCCGAGGTGGAGCGGCTGCTGGCCGCCGCCGGCAGGGAGGTGGAGGCCAGACTTGCGGGGGCCATCTTCGGCCACGAGGGGACGACCATGGCCTCCGAGGTGGGGCGGCTGCTGGGTGAGGCCAAGCGCACCCTGGCGGTGGCTGAATCCTGCACCGGCGGCCTGGTCTGCCAGGCACTTGTCCGGGTGCCGGGGATCTCGGCCAGCTTTGAAGGCGGGGTGGTGGCCTACTCCAATCGCCTGAAGGAGCAGGTGCTGGCCGTGCCGGTCGCCATCCTGGCTGCCCGGGGTGCCGTCAGTGCCGAGACCGCTCAGGCCATGGCCCAGGGGGTGCGCCGGCTGGCCGGCGCCCACCTGGGCCTCGGTCTCACCGGCATCGCTGGCCCTGGGGGCGGGAGCGCCGACAAGCCCGTGGGCACCGTGTATATCGCCTTGGCCTGGGAAGGGGGAGGGGAGGTCCACCGCTTCCTGTTCTCGGGCGACCGCTGGCAGATCCAGGAGCTGGCGGCCCACACCGGCCTCGATCTGGTCCGGCGCCGGCTGCTGGTCGTCCGGGCCGGGGCCTGA
- the mtaB gene encoding tRNA (N(6)-L-threonylcarbamoyladenosine(37)-C(2))-methylthiotransferase MtaB: MTEPRTAALAFLGCKVSQYETAALATGFRQAGLAVVPWGGPADIVVVNTCAVTARAASQSRQLVRRVARLQPAARLVVTGCHAQTAPDELAASVAAPLCLVGNSAKDRLVALALAEPWPAAGRHLAPMTDCRHVAQLPLPAMAGRTRAFLRVQDGCDNGCTYCIVPQARGPSRSLAPEAVLAQAQALAAAGYRELVITGIHAGAYGHDLAPPRSLAGLLRLLLAETRVPRLRVSSLEPSEITPELLALFSAQPRLMPHFHIPLQSGDNGVLARMHRPYRMEDYRAVVQAVHAALPEAAIGADVLVGFPGEDDAAFGRTAALVEALPLSSLHVFAYSPRPGTLAAAMADQVPPADKERRRQLLAGLDRDKRAAFAGRFLGQERPALIEGRPRRGIGLTGHTDNYLPVIVQGSSALVNALVRVRIGPPTAAGLLASVVAG; this comes from the coding sequence ATGACCGAGCCTCGCACGGCGGCCCTGGCCTTTCTGGGCTGCAAGGTGAGCCAGTACGAGACCGCGGCCTTGGCCACCGGCTTCCGGCAGGCCGGCCTGGCGGTGGTGCCCTGGGGGGGGCCGGCGGACATCGTGGTGGTCAACACCTGCGCGGTCACCGCCCGGGCCGCCAGCCAGTCCCGGCAGCTGGTTCGGCGCGTCGCCCGGTTGCAGCCGGCGGCCCGGCTGGTGGTCACCGGCTGCCATGCCCAGACGGCGCCGGACGAACTGGCGGCATCGGTGGCCGCGCCCCTTTGTCTGGTGGGCAACAGCGCCAAGGACCGGCTGGTGGCCCTGGCCCTGGCCGAGCCCTGGCCGGCGGCCGGTCGTCACCTGGCACCCATGACGGACTGCCGCCACGTGGCGCAGCTGCCGCTGCCGGCCATGGCCGGCCGCACCCGGGCCTTTTTGCGGGTGCAGGACGGCTGCGACAACGGCTGCACGTATTGCATCGTGCCCCAGGCCCGGGGACCGAGCCGCAGCCTGGCGCCGGAGGCGGTGCTGGCCCAGGCGCAGGCCTTGGCGGCTGCCGGCTACCGGGAGCTGGTCATCACCGGCATCCATGCCGGCGCCTATGGCCACGATCTCGCGCCGCCCCGATCCCTCGCCGGCCTCTTGCGCCTGCTGCTGGCCGAGACCCGCGTGCCCAGGCTGCGGGTGAGCTCCCTGGAGCCCAGCGAGATCACCCCGGAGCTGCTGGCCCTCTTTTCCGCCCAGCCCCGGCTGATGCCCCATTTCCATATCCCGTTGCAAAGCGGCGACAACGGCGTGCTGGCCCGCATGCACCGGCCATACCGCATGGAAGACTACCGGGCGGTGGTGCAGGCGGTGCATGCCGCTTTGCCGGAGGCGGCCATCGGCGCCGATGTGCTGGTGGGCTTCCCCGGGGAAGACGACGCGGCCTTTGGCCGCACGGCTGCCCTGGTCGAAGCGCTGCCTCTAAGCTCCCTGCATGTCTTTGCCTACTCGCCCCGCCCCGGCACACTGGCGGCCGCCATGGCCGATCAGGTGCCGCCAGCGGACAAGGAGCGGCGGCGGCAGCTTTTGGCCGGCCTGGACCGGGACAAGCGGGCCGCCTTTGCCGGCCGTTTCCTGGGCCAGGAACGGCCCGCCCTCATCGAGGGCCGCCCGCGGCGGGGCATCGGCCTCACCGGCCACACCGACAACTATCTGCCGGTGATCGTTCAGGGGTCATCGGCCCTGGTCAATGCCCTGGTGCGGGTGCGCATCGGGCCGCCCACCGCGGCCGGTCTTCTGGCCAGTGTGGTGGCCGGTTGA
- the mnmA gene encoding tRNA 2-thiouridine(34) synthase MnmA, with product MPGAPVAVAMSGGVDSSVTAALLVRRGLPVKGMFLHLGQPDADRQESRVAGIAVRLGIELEVLELADRFEVEVLSPFVAAYLAGRTPNPCTICNRRIKFGALLDRVRQLGCRFLATGHYARRLALPDGGIGLGQGRDIAKDQSYFLALLDQEQLAEVRFPLGRLTKAAVRRLAWSLGLAGLHGPESQDVCFLAGGAVEDLLTARPGAGRLAGEVVDRMGRVLGRHPGIHHFTVGQRRGLGIPDASPYYVLAIDADRDRVVVGKEADLWQQEVLVAPLSWVAGRPPALPLRCAARIRYRQRQAPATLYPVPGGLGGRLVFDQPQRAVTPGQYAVLYLGDLVLGGGEIVPPATG from the coding sequence ATGCCGGGGGCACCGGTGGCGGTGGCCATGAGCGGCGGGGTGGACAGCTCCGTCACCGCCGCCCTCCTGGTCCGCCGAGGCTTGCCGGTCAAGGGCATGTTCTTGCACCTGGGGCAGCCGGATGCCGACCGCCAGGAGTCCCGGGTGGCGGGTATTGCGGTCCGCCTCGGTATTGAGCTCGAAGTTCTGGAGCTGGCCGACCGCTTCGAGGTGGAGGTGCTCTCCCCCTTTGTCGCGGCCTACCTGGCCGGCCGCACGCCAAATCCTTGCACGATCTGCAATCGAAGAATAAAATTCGGCGCTCTCCTGGACCGGGTTCGCCAACTGGGTTGCCGGTTCCTGGCCACCGGGCACTACGCCCGCCGGCTGGCGCTCCCTGACGGTGGGATCGGCCTGGGCCAGGGCCGGGACATCGCCAAGGATCAGTCCTATTTCCTGGCCCTTCTCGATCAGGAGCAGCTGGCTGAGGTGCGCTTCCCCCTGGGTCGCCTGACCAAAGCCGCGGTGCGCCGGCTGGCCTGGTCTCTCGGCCTGGCCGGGCTCCATGGCCCGGAGAGCCAGGACGTGTGCTTTCTGGCTGGGGGAGCGGTGGAGGATCTTCTGACCGCCCGCCCGGGTGCCGGCCGGCTGGCTGGCGAGGTGGTGGACCGGATGGGGCGGGTGCTGGGCCGGCACCCGGGCATCCACCACTTCACCGTGGGCCAGCGGCGGGGGCTGGGCATTCCTGACGCTTCCCCCTATTATGTGCTGGCCATCGATGCCGATCGCGACCGGGTGGTCGTGGGCAAAGAGGCCGACCTCTGGCAGCAGGAGGTCCTGGTGGCCCCCCTGTCCTGGGTGGCGGGCCGGCCGCCGGCCTTGCCGTTGCGTTGCGCGGCCCGTATCCGCTACCGCCAGCGCCAGGCGCCGGCAACCCTCTATCCCGTCCCGGGAGGGCTGGGAGGGAGGCTGGTCTTCGATCAGCCGCAACGCGCCGTCACACCGGGTCAGTACGCTGTCCTCTACCTGGGTGACCTGGTCCTGGGGGGCGGCGAGATCGTGCCGCCGGCGACGGGTTGA
- the yajC gene encoding preprotein translocase subunit YajC — translation MYGIAFAMGAGGAPPGGEGGPAAGIASFIPLILIFGIFYFLLIRPQQKRAREHQQFLDGLKKGDQVITSGGLHGMITGLTDKVVTLEIADKVRVKVSRAHVQGSVEALKEGKEESCATPSAGGG, via the coding sequence ATGTACGGAATAGCTTTCGCGATGGGCGCCGGCGGTGCTCCGCCAGGAGGCGAAGGCGGCCCGGCCGCCGGTATCGCTTCCTTCATCCCCCTCATCCTCATCTTCGGCATCTTCTACTTCCTGCTGATTCGACCGCAGCAGAAACGGGCTCGGGAGCACCAGCAGTTTCTGGACGGCCTCAAGAAGGGCGATCAGGTGATCACCAGCGGCGGCTTGCACGGGATGATTACCGGTCTTACCGACAAGGTGGTGACCTTGGAGATCGCGGACAAGGTGCGGGTGAAGGTCTCCCGGGCCCATGTGCAAGGCTCGGTGGAGGCTTTGAAAGAGGGCAAGGAGGAGTCCTGCGCCACCCCCAGCGCCGGTGGCGGTTGA